TACATGTCTGCATTAGAAAAGGGCTGCATAATAAAAACCACTTTGGGATTAAATAATTGAATCCGAAAATAGACCAAATTATATAGAGCCTTTTTGTTTAAACTGTTAAGATCCTTTGCCTCTATCTCCTTTCCGATGATGTTCCTATATTCCTGTTGTATATTTTTAAGTATTTTTTTATTGATGATGCTTTTATTTAGCTTCCGATCTATGAGGAAAGTCAAATTTTCTAAATAGGACATCTCATAAAACAATGTCTTCTGGACAGGATTTTCTGGAATAAAAATAATGCCCTTGGACAATAAACTAAGGGGAGTTCTCCCATCAATATCCTCATAGTCTAAAAGGATATTGCCTCCTAAAGGCTCAATTCTTCCACTAAGGATTTCAGCAATATCTTGGATACCTTTATTGTTGATATCTAGAAGGGTTATACACTCTCCCCTTCTAACTGAAAAACTAATATCCTTCAGGTTTTCTGTAGAAAAGTTTTTAAATTCAAAATTTCCCATATTCTCATTGGGTTCATTTAGTCCAGCACTATGATCAAAGGGTATAATATAGGGGTCTAAGGCTTCATCAGAAAAGTCTTTTTTATCAATTACTTTGAGTATTCTGCCGTTCTCAAAAATACATACTCGGTCACATATTTTAAAGGCTTCCTCATGATGATTGGCCATGTATAGGAAGGATATTCCTTTTTGGGCATAGTATATCATCAGTTTTTGGAAATCCACAAGTTCTTCTATGCTCAAAAAATTTGATAATTCATCCAGTATAATAAGCTGTGCACCATTGGTCACTGCTTTAATCAACTCAATCACAGTCTTTTCAAAGAGAGTTAATTCAGAAATAAACTGTTTGGTTTGTATATGAATATTAAGATGCCTTAGCAATGCATCGGTTTTTGCTTTTAGTTTTTTTTCATTGATAAAATAACCATGAAATCTATGGTTTAGAACATAAATATTGTCTATGACTTTAAGATCTTCTATAAGCTTGGTCTGTTTGTTAATGAAATAAACCTTATTGTTGGACATATTGCTATGTTCATAGTAGTTGACTAGCTTTTCATCAAAATAGATCCTACCAAAGTCTATGGATATGTTTTGGGATATTAACTCTATCAACTGACTTTTTCCATGATTATTCAGGGGGAGTAACCCCATGATTTCCCCTGTAAATACATGAAAATTGATATTATCAAGATACCTAATCCCCTCTACTTCTCTAATAACATTCTCAATTCTTAATCGTTCTTTTTTCATGATCTATCCCCATCTAATCCCTTATGAAGGGAATGGTTATTTCAACATCTGTACCTGCTCCTATTTTGCTATAGACATAGATGCCATATTCATCCCCAAAAATAAGTTTAATACGATTATTGACATTGAGTAAAGCTATTCCGCCCTTCTTTCTATCTTCTTTCATATATTCTAGGGACGCTCCCCGGAGCTTTTGATTTAGCTCTCTTACTCTTTCCTCTTCAATCCCTACCCCATTATCAGATATCATAATAATAAGCCTTTGATGGGTTGCAACAACTTTTAATGTTAAAATTCCCTTCCCCATCTTCCGCTCTACCCCATGGAAAATAGCATTTTCAAAGATAGGTTGTAGGGTAAGCTTTGGAATTTTAGCCTGTGTAATATCCTGATAATCCTCCACTTGAAATTCTACATTCAATTCTAGTTTGTCACCAAATCGAAATTCTTGTATTTTATAATAGTTCTCCACATTATTGATTTCCGCTTCTAAGGTTACCAGCTTATCTACATTGGATATGGTATACCGAAAAAAAGTGGCCAGGGCTTCTGTCATGTTGGCGATACTATCTACCCCTTCGATTAAGGCTTCACTTCTTATGCCCTCCAGGGTATTATAGAGAAAGTGTGGGTTAATTTGATTTTGAAGAGCTAAATATTCCGCATGTTTTTTTGATCCTTCAATGAGTTCCTTGGTATCAATAATTTCTTTGAACTTTTGAAAGGCAAGATGGGTTTCCCGATTAAAGGGGACCCTAAGATCAAAAATTCCCTTTAGAATATATCCTTGATGAAAGAGGGTTAATACCTTATTGCTTTCTTTATAGGATCTATATATCCATTTATAGAAGATTTGGAAAACGCCCACCATCAGGAGGGTATATATGGACAAGAAAATATAAGAGCCCTTGCTCACAGAGTTGAATATTAAATATATGAAAACCGTAATGGCTATGACCGCCATCATTATCAGAACAATAAAAATTCTATCAAATAAATAAAGACTCTTTCTTTCCTTCATCTCGTTCTCCTAAGCAAATATTTTTCTGTATTCATTGGGTTTGAGACCTGTATATTTCATAAAGGACTTGGAAAAATACTTTACATCATTATAGCCAACCATGAGACAGATATCTTGTATTCTTAAATCAGACTCTCTCAATAATTCCTTAGCTTTTTCCATTCTGATCTGGGAAAGATATTCAATAAAGGAAGTGCCTGTTTCTTTTTTAAAAAGGCTGCTAAAGTAGCTGGGATTAAATCCTATATGGGTTCCTAAATCCTCCAGGGTGATATTCTTCATATAATTCTCTTCTATATATTTCTTCGCTTGATTGATTTGTCTAAGATTTCCTGCTCTATCCTTATCCAATAATAAGGTCAAGGAAGTATCTATATGGTCTATAAGCACATGAAACAGATCCTCTATAGATTGGCTATTGTCTATTGCTTCTTCTAATATTTTAGATTCTTCTGGAGTATCTCCTGCTTCTATCTTGTTGCTTTTCATGGTCAGATAATATATCCTTGCTATTTCATGCATAAGACTTCTGCATTCTTCTCTCTCTATATCACTTTGGCTTATTTCCCCTTGAAGATGAAGAATTTCTTTTTTAATGCCCTCTTTATCTAATCTTTCCACCCTATGGATAAACTTCTTTGAAAAATCAAAGCAGATCTCTTCTAAACTGTTGACTGTAGAATCCTTGCCATTAGACTCTATAGCGTTATTTAAAAAAGATGTTCTGACGTTCTTGCCCCTAAGATTAAGGGAGGATTCATATTGTTCTTTTAGAGCAACCTGCCCTCTTTTCTTTGTGATATCTTCCTTTACCTTGTGTAAGGCTTGAAGGAGCTCTTCTTGGTTAATGGGTTTTAAAAGATAATCCTTTACCCCATATTCTATGGCTTTCTTGGCGTATTCAAATTGTCCGTAGCCGCTGATGATAATAAATTCTAAATCTTTATTGATGGCCTTAGCTTTTTCTATCATTTGCAGCCCATCATAGCCAGGCATTCGGATATCGGTAATGGCAATATCCGGTTTTTCTTTTTCAATAAGTTCAAGGGCTTCTACACCGTTACTCGCCGTTCCTACGATGATCATCCCTATTTCATCCCACTGGATAAGTTTCATGATAAGTTTGCATATTCTATTTTCATCGTCTGCTATGATTACCCTAATCATATGCTTCACTCCTTAAGTTGTGTGCTGAATAGGGATACCCCTTTAACTTAAATTTTCTCTTAAATATACTATACCATAACCATATAAATGATGAACATCTTTCCAGCATTATGCCTAAAAATAGCAAGAATTTATCTTGTTTTCATTTTTAGCTATTACTCATATAAACTTAGATTTACTGACTCTAATAATCAATGATAAATTAATCATTGAAATTCTTCATCTTACTTAATAAAATTGTAATTATTCAGGTCACATACTATCTTAGTTTTAAAGTTCTTATTTTTACGGTTATATCCTTAAAACTATTTGATATTATTTTCTTTTTCGGGTATACTTTTATTACGGGGTGATACCATGAAAAAGCGAGATTTGTATCTTTCACAGCTTATCCAATATAAAGATAAGCCCTTAATAAAAGTTATTACTGGAATCAGACGTTGTGGAAAATCAACATTACTGACCCTATTTGCAAACCATTTAATAGATACTGGAATAGCAAAAGAGAACATTATTCGTATAAACTTTGAGTCTTTTGAGTTTGACCACATTTCCGATTATAGGCAAATGCATAGCTACATCAAAGAGCGGTTACTTGATGACAAGCAAAAACACTACCTACTTTTAGATGAAGTTCAGATGATTCCATCTTGGGAGAAAACAGTGAACTCTTTTCTGGTAGATGCCAACGTAGATATCTACATTACAGGATCAAATGCTTACTTATTATCTTCTGAGCTCTCCACCTTGCTTTCTGGTCGATACGTAGAGATAAAAATGCTGCCTTTATCTTTCAAGGAGTATCTTGACTTTACAGAATCCAATGGTCAAAAAAATCTTCACGATCAATTCAACCAATACCTCAAGTTTGGTGGTCTTCCTACAGTCGTTGAACTCTTGGACAATACAAATACTATTGGTCCTTTTCTAGAAGGTATCTATAACACGGTTATGATGAAAGATGTCATCGAACGAAACAACATACGTGATTCTGCTTTATTAGAGAACATCCTTAAATTTATCGCTGCAAATGTTGGGAGTATAGTATCTACAAAAAAGATCAGCGACTATATGACGAGCAGTGGAAGAAAAACCACTAGCGAAACAATAGACAATTATCTGAAAATGCTGGAGAATGCATTCATC
The Irregularibacter muris DNA segment above includes these coding regions:
- a CDS encoding ATP-binding protein, whose amino-acid sequence is MKKRDLYLSQLIQYKDKPLIKVITGIRRCGKSTLLTLFANHLIDTGIAKENIIRINFESFEFDHISDYRQMHSYIKERLLDDKQKHYLLLDEVQMIPSWEKTVNSFLVDANVDIYITGSNAYLLSSELSTLLSGRYVEIKMLPLSFKEYLDFTESNGQKNLHDQFNQYLKFGGLPTVVELLDNTNTIGPFLEGIYNTVMMKDVIERNNIRDSALLENILKFIAANVGSIVSTKKISDYMTSSGRKTTSETIDNYLKMLENAFIVYKANRYDLKGKMFLKTLEKYYVVDMGIRNQMTGLRNTDYGHMLENITYLELIRRGYDVTIGKLGSLEIDFVATKSNEKIYFQVSATILDERTRERELRPLQAIKDNYPKVILTMDQPVFDDYSGIRVQNIIDFLLE
- a CDS encoding sensor histidine kinase, translating into MKERKSLYLFDRIFIVLIMMAVIAITVFIYLIFNSVSKGSYIFLSIYTLLMVGVFQIFYKWIYRSYKESNKVLTLFHQGYILKGIFDLRVPFNRETHLAFQKFKEIIDTKELIEGSKKHAEYLALQNQINPHFLYNTLEGIRSEALIEGVDSIANMTEALATFFRYTISNVDKLVTLEAEINNVENYYKIQEFRFGDKLELNVEFQVEDYQDITQAKIPKLTLQPIFENAIFHGVERKMGKGILTLKVVATHQRLIIMISDNGVGIEEERVRELNQKLRGASLEYMKEDRKKGGIALLNVNNRIKLIFGDEYGIYVYSKIGAGTDVEITIPFIRD
- a CDS encoding ATP-binding cassette domain-containing protein codes for the protein MKKERLRIENVIREVEGIRYLDNINFHVFTGEIMGLLPLNNHGKSQLIELISQNISIDFGRIYFDEKLVNYYEHSNMSNNKVYFINKQTKLIEDLKVIDNIYVLNHRFHGYFINEKKLKAKTDALLRHLNIHIQTKQFISELTLFEKTVIELIKAVTNGAQLIILDELSNFLSIEELVDFQKLMIYYAQKGISFLYMANHHEEAFKICDRVCIFENGRILKVIDKKDFSDEALDPYIIPFDHSAGLNEPNENMGNFEFKNFSTENLKDISFSVRRGECITLLDINNKGIQDIAEILSGRIEPLGGNILLDYEDIDGRTPLSLLSKGIIFIPENPVQKTLFYEMSYLENLTFLIDRKLNKSIINKKILKNIQQEYRNIIGKEIEAKDLNSLNKKALYNLVYFRIQLFNPKVVFIMQPFSNADMYLRGRIIELINQLKKKGMAVIILAVSISDTLTVSDRFFVIEDGKLLKDPSKKHLER
- a CDS encoding response regulator transcription factor, producing MIRVIIADDENRICKLIMKLIQWDEIGMIIVGTASNGVEALELIEKEKPDIAITDIRMPGYDGLQMIEKAKAINKDLEFIIISGYGQFEYAKKAIEYGVKDYLLKPINQEELLQALHKVKEDITKKRGQVALKEQYESSLNLRGKNVRTSFLNNAIESNGKDSTVNSLEEICFDFSKKFIHRVERLDKEGIKKEILHLQGEISQSDIEREECRSLMHEIARIYYLTMKSNKIEAGDTPEESKILEEAIDNSQSIEDLFHVLIDHIDTSLTLLLDKDRAGNLRQINQAKKYIEENYMKNITLEDLGTHIGFNPSYFSSLFKKETGTSFIEYLSQIRMEKAKELLRESDLRIQDICLMVGYNDVKYFSKSFMKYTGLKPNEYRKIFA